From Macadamia integrifolia cultivar HAES 741 unplaced genomic scaffold, SCU_Mint_v3 scaffold837, whole genome shotgun sequence, a single genomic window includes:
- the LOC122070151 gene encoding heavy metal-associated isoprenylated plant protein 43-like, which translates to MVPELEKMQKPRITEIQVRMDCNGCVQKIKKALHGINGIYDLYIDFPQQKLTIIGWADPEKILKAIKKTRKIATICSHIEPSDPPTQPAEPAPAPEPPEGGQPPAPDATNPPPTETPPAAAAPPPTEPPKDPPPPENPAPEVTPSPVAAETAATQQPHHHHHHGPKDIEDCSAYF; encoded by the exons AAAATGCAGAAGCCTCGAATCACAGAGATACAAGTCCGGATGGACTGTAATGGATGTGTACAGAAGATCAAAAAGGCATTGCATGGTATCAATG GGATATATGATCTCTATATCGATTTCCCACAGCAGAAACTTACAATAATTGGATGGGCAGACCCTGAAAAGATCCTCAAAGCTATCAAGAAAACGAGAAAGATTGCCACCATTTGCTCCCACATAGAACCAAGTGACCCTCCTACTCAACCTGCTgaaccagcaccagcaccagaaCCACCTGAAGGTGGACAACCACCAGCCCCTGATGCTACAAACCCTCCACCTACTGAAACCCCACCAGCAGCTGCTGCTCCTCCACCCACAGAGCCTCCCAAAGACCCTCCACCCCCTGAAAATCCAGCTCCCGAAGTGACACCATCACCTGTGGCTGCTGAGACTGCTGCAACCCAGCAgcctcaccaccaccaccaccatggcCCCAAAGACATTGAAGATTGTTCTGCATATTTTTGA